The genomic segment CTCGAGCGATTTCATAATTTTGCGTAATTGCGATACGTTTTGAATTTCGACTTCAAAAATATTCGATGCTGTCTGATCTTCATTCGTCTTAATCGACGCTGCAGCAATATTCGCTCCTTCGGAAGTAATGGACTCGGTCATCCCTGCCAGAAGACCTGGACGATTCACACACACGACACGAATACGCGCAATACGCGCAATATCAGTTTTGGTCTCCCATTCCACATCCACGCGGCGATCAGGATCGATCCCAATCACGCGAGGACAATCCACGACGTGAATCGAAACGCCGCGGCCGCGCGTCACATAACCGACAATGGGATCCCCAGCAATCGGATTACAACATTTTCCAAAATTGACAAGCATGTTTCCCATGCCCCCTACTCTCACTGGACTTTTTGAGGATCGACCAAGTTTACGAACAATTTTCTCTAAAACATTTTCAGGTTTTGATTGTTGTGATTCTTTTTCTTCAACCACAAGATTTACAATTTGTTGCGCAGAAATTTTTCCATAAGCAATGGGCGGAAGAAGAGCGATCGCACCATCATAGGAAGCATCGCGAGCGAACTTCTCAATCACGGGATTTTTGAGTAAATCATTCACACTGAGACCATATCGACTCGCGGCTTTTTCTAATAACTCGCGGCCAATGGCTTCGCTCTGTCCATGCTCTTCACTTCGTAAAAATTGCCGGATCTTTGCTTTGGCTCTACTGGTCACAACAAAATTGAGCCAATCTTTATTGGGACGCTTTTGCTTCTGCGTCACAATCTCAAGACTGTCTCCGCTGCGAAGGTGATAGCGAAGAGGAACGATTTTTCCGTTTACTTTTGCTCCAACACACGAGTGCCCCACATCGGTATGAACAGCGTACGCAAAATCAACTGGCGTTGAACCTCGTGGAAATTCTTTCAAATCCCCATGAGGAGTAAATACATAAACATCATCCGCAAAGAGATCGAGTTTCACGGTATCCAAAAATTCAGTGGGATCTGAAAGTTCGCGCTGCCATTCTAAAAGTCTTCGCACCCACTTAAATTTAATTTCATCTTTATCGTCGATCAATCTTCCTTCTTTATATTTCCAGTGAGCAGCAATTCCGTGTTCTGCAATATTATGCATATCACGAGTGCGGATTTGAAATTCGACTCGTATACCCTCGGGCCCAATCACCGTCGTATGAAGCGATTGATAATTATTCCCCTTGGGCATGGCGATAT from the Deltaproteobacteria bacterium RIFCSPHIGHO2_02_FULL_44_16 genome contains:
- a CDS encoding GTP pyrophosphokinase, whose amino-acid sequence is MLIRIHNILEALSAYNPGADLDIIRRAYVFAAKSHQGQLRRSGEAYLTHPLAVAGLLTEMRMDVPSLVAALLHDTVEDTVATLEEIERDFGSEVRDLVDGVTKLSKIKFSTNEEKQAENFRKMIMAMAKDIRVIMIKLADRLHNMRTLEHLAEDRRLAIAQETIDVYAPIANRLGIQHIKVELEDLCLKYLKPDVYNLIDSRIRKLHEQRKKQIEEIRKVVSEKLQGHNVESTISGRLKHYYSIHRKMEAQHIPFDQVYDLIAFRVMVDTLQQCYEALGVIHSVWRPVPGRFKDYIAMPKGNNYQSLHTTVIGPEGIRVEFQIRTRDMHNIAEHGIAAHWKYKEGRLIDDKDEIKFKWVRRLLEWQRELSDPTEFLDTVKLDLFADDVYVFTPHGDLKEFPRGSTPVDFAYAVHTDVGHSCVGAKVNGKIVPLRYHLRSGDSLEIVTQKQKRPNKDWLNFVVTSRAKAKIRQFLRSEEHGQSEAIGRELLEKAASRYGLSVNDLLKNPVIEKFARDASYDGAIALLPPIAYGKISAQQIVNLVVEEKESQQSKPENVLEKIVRKLGRSSKSPVRVGGMGNMLVNFGKCCNPIAGDPIVGYVTRGRGVSIHVVDCPRVIGIDPDRRVDVEWETKTDIARIARIRVVCVNRPGLLAGMTESITSEGANIAAASIKTNEDQTASNIFEVEIQNVSQLRKIMKSLERVKGVISVERVRN